A window of Pirellulaceae bacterium contains these coding sequences:
- a CDS encoding FAD-dependent oxidoreductase has product MRIAIVGGGVSGNVCAWLLHPDHDVTLFEAADYLGGHTNTIEVQTFDAEYTVDTGFMVFNNQTYPQFIRLLELLGVPHQLSDMSFSVRCERSGLEYQGSSLNGLFAQRLNLFNPRFYWMLKDVLRFNRQAPRFLRLEDDVTTLGEYLTAKKYGSAFIQNYLIPMTAAIWSARPHAVLEMPARFLIAFFLNHGLLQAANHPPWRTISGGARTYVKAIADLMPGRIRLNSPIESVRRHSEHVVVKPVGSQEETFDEVIFATHADQTLRMLSDATDQEKSVLGSFDYQRNMAVLHTDSSLLPLRKRAWASWNYHIPQSEDQPVAVTYDLNRLQSLGAPAPICVTLNHVDQIDPSLILGQMEYEHPVFGSGTIEAQRAHRELNGRHRTHFCGAYWGYGFHEDGVRSALVVGESFGKTLESCTVASTTGSCDTVVSSQ; this is encoded by the coding sequence ATGCGTATAGCGATTGTCGGCGGTGGTGTCAGCGGGAATGTCTGTGCTTGGTTATTGCATCCGGATCATGATGTCACCCTATTTGAGGCAGCCGATTATCTGGGGGGGCACACGAACACGATCGAGGTACAGACGTTTGACGCGGAGTACACCGTCGATACCGGTTTCATGGTCTTCAATAACCAGACTTATCCGCAGTTCATTCGACTCTTGGAATTGTTGGGCGTGCCGCATCAACTAAGTGATATGAGCTTCAGTGTCCGCTGTGAACGATCCGGTCTGGAGTATCAAGGTAGCTCTCTCAATGGTCTGTTCGCGCAGCGATTGAACCTGTTCAATCCTCGCTTTTATTGGATGTTGAAGGATGTGCTGCGTTTCAATCGGCAAGCTCCTAGGTTTTTACGGCTTGAGGATGATGTTACGACTTTAGGTGAATATTTAACGGCTAAGAAATACGGCTCGGCGTTTATCCAAAACTATCTGATACCGATGACCGCCGCCATTTGGTCCGCTCGCCCACATGCTGTGTTGGAGATGCCGGCTCGTTTCCTCATCGCATTCTTTTTGAATCACGGGCTGCTGCAAGCTGCAAACCATCCTCCTTGGCGAACCATATCGGGGGGGGCGCGTACCTATGTCAAGGCGATTGCCGATTTGATGCCGGGGCGGATTCGATTGAATTCGCCGATTGAAAGTGTGCGTCGGCACTCCGAACATGTGGTGGTGAAACCGGTGGGTAGTCAGGAAGAGACCTTCGACGAAGTCATCTTTGCGACCCACGCAGATCAGACGCTACGCATGTTGTCAGATGCGACCGACCAAGAGAAATCCGTCTTGGGAAGTTTCGACTACCAGCGAAATATGGCCGTGCTTCACACGGATTCGTCGCTACTTCCCCTGCGAAAGCGAGCCTGGGCGAGTTGGAACTATCACATTCCTCAGTCGGAAGACCAGCCCGTAGCCGTGACTTATGACTTGAATCGTCTCCAGTCCCTTGGTGCACCTGCACCCATTTGCGTCACGCTGAATCATGTCGACCAGATTGATCCATCCTTAATTCTGGGGCAGATGGAATATGAACATCCAGTCTTCGGATCGGGGACCATTGAAGCGCAACGCGCCCACCGAGAGCTAAACGGACGTCACCGGACCCATTTTTGCGGAGCTTATTGGGGTTATGGATTTCATGAAGACGGCGTTCGCAGTGCACTAGTTGTTGGGGAGTCTTTTGGGAAAACACTTGAATCATGCACAGTTGCATCTACGACGGGTTCGTGCGACACCGTCGTTTCCAGCCAATAA
- a CDS encoding acyl-CoA desaturase — MKMSAAASRFEKGDLVRIIPFSLMHIGCLAVFLVGVSWIAVIVAMLVYFVRVFALTAFYHRYFSHRAFKTSRWFQFVGALLGNAAVQRGPIWWAAHHRDHHRHSDRIADVHSPHVHGFWWSHTCWFLCRENYDLERRGLKDLWRFPELRFLDRFEFFSPIVLAISMFALGAALEVWIPQLGTNGWQMFVWAFLVSTVLLYHVTYAINSLAHTLGSRRFPTGDESRNNFWLALLTFGEGWHNNHHYFSSSARQGFYWWEIDITYYVLLLLSWLGIVWDLRPVPQRVLDEGRDFTLSARAEQRSP; from the coding sequence ATGAAGATGTCTGCAGCTGCTTCGCGGTTTGAGAAGGGAGATCTGGTTCGAATCATTCCCTTTTCGTTGATGCACATCGGCTGCCTTGCCGTTTTCCTGGTGGGTGTAAGTTGGATCGCCGTCATTGTGGCAATGTTGGTTTATTTTGTTCGCGTCTTTGCACTAACGGCTTTCTATCATCGTTATTTCTCGCATCGGGCTTTCAAGACTTCTCGCTGGTTTCAGTTCGTGGGAGCATTACTCGGCAACGCAGCCGTCCAGCGTGGGCCCATTTGGTGGGCAGCTCATCATCGCGACCATCATCGGCACTCCGATCGTATCGCCGACGTGCATTCACCGCACGTTCATGGGTTTTGGTGGAGTCATACGTGCTGGTTTTTGTGTCGCGAGAATTACGACCTTGAACGTCGTGGTTTGAAGGATTTGTGGCGGTTTCCCGAGTTACGTTTTCTTGATCGCTTTGAATTTTTTTCGCCGATCGTGCTCGCTATTTCCATGTTTGCTCTCGGAGCGGCATTGGAGGTTTGGATACCACAGTTGGGGACTAACGGATGGCAAATGTTTGTTTGGGCCTTTCTCGTTTCGACGGTTTTGCTGTATCACGTGACCTATGCCATCAATTCCCTTGCCCACACGTTGGGCAGCCGTCGTTTCCCGACAGGTGACGAAAGTCGCAATAACTTTTGGCTGGCGTTGTTGACGTTTGGTGAGGGTTGGCACAACAATCATCACTACTTTTCGTCCTCGGCGCGACAAGGATTCTACTGGTGGGAAATCGATATCACTTATTACGTTCTACTTCTGTTGTCGTGGCTTGGGATCGTCTGGGATCTGCGACCGGTACCCCAACGTGTGTTGGACGAGGGGCGAGATTTCACTTTGTCAGCGCGAGCTGAGCAGCGTTCCCCTTGA
- a CDS encoding PQQ-like beta-propeller repeat protein: protein MRKKNLLTIAVWALTISFGLHAGAAESEWSQWRGPQRDGHASGPVWPDKLDDTSLVKQWEVKLGPSYSGPIVRGDRVFVTETIDKKSERVTAFDRNTGEQLWSQEWEGAVSVPFFARSNGSWIRATPATDEETLYVAGIRDVLVALDIETGTEKWRIDFVEELETPVPTFGYVSSPLIDGEYIYVQAGASVIKIDKQSGDIVWRSMNDGGGMNGSAFSSPVIETMGGERQLLVQSRTTLAGLSLETGELLWSQDIPAFRGMNIVTPTKIGERLFTSSYGGKSFMFGIDKTPEGFSVSERWENKVQGYMSSPVVVDNHIYLHLRNRRFACLDAETGEDKWITKPFGQYWSLLAQGDRILALDERGELLLIAANPIEFEILDRKKVSEESTWAHLAFDRGQLFVRDLKGLTAYRWAKD, encoded by the coding sequence ATGAGAAAAAAAAACCTCCTTACGATCGCCGTCTGGGCACTCACCATCAGTTTCGGCTTGCACGCCGGCGCGGCGGAGTCCGAGTGGAGCCAGTGGCGGGGACCTCAGCGCGATGGGCATGCGTCAGGGCCCGTCTGGCCCGATAAACTGGATGACACATCGCTGGTAAAGCAGTGGGAAGTGAAGCTGGGGCCGAGTTATTCGGGGCCGATTGTTCGCGGTGATCGGGTGTTTGTGACCGAAACGATAGATAAAAAGTCGGAGCGGGTGACCGCCTTCGATCGCAACACTGGCGAACAATTGTGGTCCCAGGAATGGGAAGGTGCTGTGAGCGTTCCCTTCTTTGCTCGATCGAACGGGAGTTGGATTCGCGCGACACCGGCCACTGATGAAGAGACGCTTTATGTGGCAGGGATCCGTGATGTGTTGGTGGCGCTCGACATCGAAACGGGAACGGAGAAGTGGCGTATTGATTTCGTCGAGGAACTGGAGACTCCAGTACCGACTTTCGGGTACGTTTCATCGCCATTAATCGATGGAGAATACATTTACGTTCAGGCAGGGGCGTCGGTAATCAAAATCGACAAGCAGAGCGGAGACATTGTCTGGCGGTCGATGAACGATGGTGGTGGCATGAACGGTAGCGCCTTTTCCTCGCCGGTCATCGAGACCATGGGAGGCGAACGGCAATTGTTGGTGCAGAGTCGAACGACACTCGCCGGACTGTCGCTGGAGACGGGCGAACTTCTTTGGAGTCAGGATATCCCCGCTTTTCGTGGCATGAACATCGTGACACCGACGAAGATTGGTGAGCGGTTGTTCACGAGCAGTTACGGCGGTAAGTCTTTCATGTTCGGAATTGACAAGACGCCGGAAGGATTTTCTGTTTCGGAAAGATGGGAAAACAAAGTACAGGGCTATATGTCTTCGCCGGTGGTGGTCGACAATCACATCTATCTTCATCTCCGAAATCGGCGCTTTGCGTGTCTCGATGCGGAGACCGGTGAGGACAAATGGATCACCAAGCCGTTCGGTCAGTACTGGAGTCTGTTGGCTCAGGGGGACCGCATTCTGGCTTTGGATGAACGAGGCGAATTGTTGTTGATCGCGGCAAACCCGATCGAATTTGAGATTCTCGATCGGAAGAAGGTCAGCGAGGAGTCGACTTGGGCTCATCTCGCTTTCGATCGTGGGCAACTATTCGTTCGAGACCTGAAGGGACTAACTGCCTATCGCTGGGCGAAAGATTGA
- a CDS encoding DUF1365 domain-containing protein, whose protein sequence is MHSCIYDGFVRHRRFQPIRRDFQYRITYLYLDLAELDQVFERLSLLGNGRFSLTSIYRPDHLGSHESSLDDAVRNLVAERTNVRPTGAIRMMTQWRTFGFYFSPINLFFCFDESETLETVVAEVSNTPWREQHSYVLWSGNQAGRQALAYRHPKDFHVSPFLEMGLEYDWRMAVPNEQFSVDLKTLRDSKCLFDASMQVNRRELSNRNWLKTLVRYPVPAARILTAIYYEALRIWLRKCPYYPHPKTKDPSDRLPNENLDKAATKAG, encoded by the coding sequence ATGCACAGTTGCATCTACGACGGGTTCGTGCGACACCGTCGTTTCCAGCCAATAAGGCGGGATTTCCAATATCGAATTACTTACCTTTATCTTGATCTTGCCGAGCTGGATCAGGTTTTTGAGCGATTGTCGCTATTGGGAAATGGTCGTTTTTCGCTGACGTCGATTTACCGACCTGACCACCTGGGCAGCCACGAGAGTAGCCTCGATGATGCCGTCCGAAATCTGGTTGCCGAACGCACAAATGTCCGACCAACGGGCGCCATCCGGATGATGACCCAATGGCGAACATTCGGCTTCTATTTTAGCCCTATTAACTTGTTTTTCTGTTTTGATGAATCTGAAACGCTCGAGACGGTTGTCGCTGAAGTCAGCAACACTCCCTGGCGGGAACAGCACAGTTACGTGCTTTGGTCAGGAAACCAGGCGGGCCGTCAGGCGTTGGCCTATCGGCATCCGAAGGATTTTCACGTTTCCCCTTTTCTGGAGATGGGGCTTGAGTACGATTGGCGGATGGCGGTCCCGAACGAACAGTTCTCTGTTGATCTGAAGACGTTGCGTGATTCGAAATGCCTGTTCGATGCGTCGATGCAGGTGAATCGACGTGAACTGTCGAATCGTAATTGGCTCAAAACTTTAGTGCGATATCCCGTTCCAGCAGCACGGATTCTTACTGCCATTTATTACGAGGCCTTACGAATATGGCTCAGAAAATGCCCGTACTACCCCCATCCCAAAACGAAGGATCCGTCCGATCGACTTCCGAACGAAAATTTGGACAAGGCAGCGACCAAGGCTGGTTGA
- a CDS encoding amino acid permease — translation MNEQPQRSLTLFDTTCLIVGIIVGAGLYETAPDVATSTNQLGFLLGLWLCGGVISFIGSLCYAELATTYPREGGDYVYLSKAYGPWAGFLFGWIQLTIVRPGDIAVMAFVFARYVQAVTGIALNSTGNTVFIECLFASLAVIIFTAINIFGVREGKWTQNALTVVKAIGLLSIVGIALITPGFHASETNTVETAANFPVGVALVLVLFSFGGWNEMAYVAAEIKNPQQNIVRAMTLGLGVVLGLYLLANLAFVHVLGMAGVSASKAVAIDVVAARFPGIAATAVGILIAISALGSMHGLILTGARISYAVGTEHRLFKTVGLWNQKLGTPTRALVLQACIALILINLLETFTRTLLYTAAAVYLFYLFTSLSVILLRLKEPNVERPFRIPFFPWSVFVFAIACGFMTYSAILYKPMVSGVAFLIILLGLPVYFLQKQHA, via the coding sequence TTGAATGAGCAACCCCAACGAAGCTTGACGCTGTTCGACACCACCTGCCTGATCGTCGGCATTATCGTTGGAGCCGGTTTGTATGAGACGGCCCCTGACGTCGCGACCAGCACGAACCAACTTGGTTTTTTACTGGGACTCTGGCTTTGTGGGGGTGTAATCTCATTTATCGGCTCGCTTTGTTATGCCGAACTGGCTACCACTTACCCGCGTGAAGGAGGAGATTACGTCTATTTGAGCAAGGCCTATGGTCCCTGGGCCGGATTCTTGTTTGGCTGGATCCAATTAACCATTGTACGTCCAGGCGACATTGCAGTCATGGCGTTTGTCTTTGCTCGCTATGTGCAGGCGGTGACGGGCATCGCGTTAAATTCCACGGGCAACACGGTATTCATCGAATGCTTATTTGCCTCCCTTGCAGTCATCATTTTCACCGCGATTAATATCTTTGGAGTCCGCGAGGGCAAATGGACACAGAATGCCCTCACCGTCGTCAAAGCTATTGGGTTGTTGTCGATCGTCGGTATCGCTTTGATCACGCCCGGATTTCATGCCAGCGAGACGAATACGGTCGAAACCGCTGCGAACTTTCCAGTTGGCGTCGCATTGGTGCTGGTTTTATTTTCGTTTGGGGGTTGGAATGAAATGGCTTATGTTGCTGCGGAAATCAAAAATCCCCAGCAGAATATTGTCCGCGCGATGACGCTCGGCCTAGGAGTCGTTCTAGGGCTTTACCTGTTGGCCAATCTCGCCTTCGTACACGTATTGGGGATGGCAGGAGTCTCTGCGAGTAAGGCGGTGGCCATCGACGTTGTCGCCGCCAGATTTCCTGGAATTGCCGCGACGGCCGTAGGAATCCTCATCGCGATCTCGGCACTCGGATCCATGCACGGCTTGATCCTGACCGGCGCAAGAATCTCCTATGCGGTTGGTACCGAGCATCGCTTATTTAAAACCGTCGGTCTTTGGAACCAAAAGCTTGGAACCCCCACCCGAGCTTTGGTGTTGCAAGCATGCATTGCACTTATTCTGATCAATTTGCTCGAGACTTTCACCCGAACATTGCTCTACACCGCGGCCGCTGTCTATCTGTTCTACCTCTTCACAAGCCTATCAGTGATCTTGCTACGGCTGAAAGAGCCTAATGTGGAACGTCCATTTCGGATTCCATTCTTTCCGTGGAGCGTGTTCGTGTTTGCGATCGCTTGCGGCTTCATGACGTACAGCGCCATCCTCTACAAACCGATGGTTTCAGGCGTCGCTTTCCTAATCATTTTGCTTGGACTCCCAGTCTATTTCCTGCAAAAACAGCACGCTTAG
- a CDS encoding DUF1080 domain-containing protein, translating to MRLFATTVVLFLGLVICAPNIFADEETKFEALFDGKTLSGWRGHRQPDVPPTWLVENGTIRGTGKGPDLLTKSVYGDFDLRFQWKLGEAGNSGVIYRVSESDKQTHQTGPEYQLVSQKPVNSERRPTTACGSLYGLYGESEITLQPQGEFNRSRIVVEEGRIQHWLNGEKVVDCEIGSEDWDKKIEASQFHAWPQFAQNKRGHIVLQAAGSPVWFRDLRIKQLTPPPKK from the coding sequence ATGAGACTCTTCGCCACGACGGTTGTACTCTTCCTCGGCTTGGTGATCTGTGCGCCGAACATATTCGCGGATGAAGAAACGAAATTCGAAGCTCTATTCGACGGAAAGACGCTGAGCGGCTGGCGTGGGCATCGACAACCCGATGTACCACCAACTTGGCTCGTTGAAAACGGCACGATTCGTGGCACTGGAAAAGGTCCTGATCTGTTGACAAAGTCAGTGTACGGCGACTTTGACTTACGATTCCAGTGGAAGCTAGGCGAAGCCGGTAACAGCGGCGTCATCTATCGTGTCAGTGAAAGTGATAAACAAACGCACCAGACAGGTCCCGAATACCAGCTGGTCAGTCAAAAGCCCGTTAATTCTGAGCGTCGTCCCACAACCGCTTGTGGATCACTTTACGGGCTCTATGGTGAATCCGAAATCACGTTACAGCCACAAGGTGAATTCAATCGCAGTCGCATCGTCGTCGAGGAAGGGCGAATTCAGCATTGGCTCAATGGCGAAAAGGTTGTCGACTGTGAAATCGGCAGCGAAGACTGGGACAAGAAGATCGAGGCGAGTCAATTTCACGCTTGGCCACAATTCGCCCAGAACAAGCGGGGACACATCGTCCTGCAGGCTGCGGGCTCTCCCGTCTGGTTCCGTGATCTTCGCATCAAGCAATTGACTCCACCCCCAAAAAAATGA
- a CDS encoding aldo/keto reductase, giving the protein MQTRSLGNSSLQLTTVGIGTWAIGGGDWKFGWGPQDESEAISAIHQGILDSGINWIDTAAVYGDGRSEEIVGKALSTLPADQRPLVATKCSRVVQADGNITGVLKRESIINECEASLRRLDLDVIDLYQLHWPDPEADIEEAWQTLVELKEQGKVREIGVSNHSPAQLERLRPFHAVASLQPPYSMITRQIEAQTLPYCKQHQIGIICYSPMGKGLLTGAFDRARAESLPDSDHRSRDPKFQEPLLGINLKLVDGLRSIATRQERPLAQLAIAWCLRKPEVTSAIVGARNPSQIRGTAPAGDWLLQDEEIEEIDRLLTERETAIDQLGPIDSGRV; this is encoded by the coding sequence ATGCAAACTCGCTCACTCGGCAACTCATCACTTCAACTCACGACGGTAGGTATCGGCACATGGGCAATTGGCGGAGGTGACTGGAAATTTGGCTGGGGTCCACAAGACGAGTCGGAGGCGATCTCAGCTATCCATCAAGGAATTCTCGACAGCGGTATCAACTGGATCGATACAGCAGCCGTCTACGGCGACGGTCGATCGGAAGAAATCGTCGGCAAAGCGTTGTCCACGCTGCCCGCCGACCAACGTCCCCTGGTCGCCACCAAGTGCAGCCGCGTCGTTCAAGCTGACGGCAACATCACGGGGGTCTTGAAGCGAGAAAGTATCATCAACGAGTGCGAGGCCAGTCTGAGACGTTTAGATCTCGATGTGATCGACTTATACCAGTTGCATTGGCCCGATCCGGAGGCTGACATTGAGGAAGCCTGGCAGACCCTCGTCGAATTGAAGGAGCAGGGTAAAGTGCGAGAAATCGGCGTTTCCAACCATTCACCGGCTCAGCTTGAAAGGCTGAGGCCGTTCCACGCGGTCGCCTCCTTACAGCCGCCGTACAGCATGATTACGCGGCAAATTGAAGCTCAGACGTTGCCCTATTGCAAACAACATCAGATCGGCATCATTTGCTACAGTCCAATGGGAAAAGGTTTGTTGACCGGAGCTTTTGATCGGGCTCGTGCCGAATCTTTACCGGACAGCGACCATCGCTCGCGTGACCCCAAATTCCAGGAACCACTACTGGGAATCAACTTAAAATTGGTTGATGGCCTACGAAGCATTGCAACTCGTCAGGAAAGACCTCTCGCACAATTGGCCATCGCCTGGTGTTTACGAAAACCAGAAGTCACCTCCGCCATCGTCGGCGCACGAAATCCGAGTCAAATCAGGGGAACTGCTCCCGCGGGGGATTGGCTCTTGCAAGATGAAGAAATCGAGGAGATTGATCGATTGTTGACCGAGCGGGAAACCGCCATTGACCAACTAGGGCCGATCGATTCAGGACGCGTTTAA
- a CDS encoding NAD(P)/FAD-dependent oxidoreductase codes for MTDQFDCVVIGGGPGGCTTGALVAESGHSTLVVEREKVPRFHVGESLMPETYWTLQRLGVLDKMKRSGFVPKSGVQFVTQSGKESQPFFFREHDDRESSTTWHVERARFDQMLFDNAAEKGAVCRDETRVTAIEFREQGPHRVQMRRTDGSSYDIEAKVLVDGSGQSAMIASRLGLQEFNRRLRKASIWTYYRGAARAEVPSKNTTLILLTSDKKAWFWYIPLADDIVSVGVVGDNDHLLKGRGTPEDTFQEELEKCEAVARRIQPGRQEGSFHVAKEFSYWSHKHAGNGWVLVGDAFGFIDPVYSSGVYLALKSGELAADAIVAGFEKNDLSGQQLGGWAEDFKKGAQWIRKLVHAFYTDDFSFGQFMKAHPEHQGNLTDLLIGRVWHEGVGKIFNDMDPMVSQSEDTAST; via the coding sequence ATGACCGATCAATTTGACTGCGTTGTTATTGGAGGCGGCCCCGGCGGTTGCACCACGGGCGCTCTCGTTGCCGAGTCCGGCCACTCGACACTCGTCGTCGAGAGAGAAAAAGTGCCTCGATTCCACGTGGGTGAGTCGTTAATGCCAGAGACTTACTGGACGCTCCAACGCTTGGGTGTTCTCGATAAAATGAAGCGGTCGGGCTTCGTCCCCAAGTCAGGTGTCCAATTTGTCACCCAATCGGGAAAAGAATCGCAGCCCTTTTTTTTCCGCGAACACGATGATCGGGAATCATCAACGACCTGGCACGTCGAGCGTGCCCGTTTTGACCAGATGTTGTTCGACAACGCGGCAGAAAAAGGAGCGGTCTGCCGCGATGAAACTCGCGTCACCGCGATCGAATTTCGAGAGCAAGGTCCGCATCGGGTTCAAATGCGGCGAACGGACGGCAGTTCGTACGACATCGAAGCAAAAGTTCTTGTCGATGGTTCGGGGCAATCCGCCATGATTGCCAGCCGGCTTGGGCTTCAAGAATTTAATCGCCGTCTCAGGAAGGCATCGATCTGGACCTACTACCGCGGAGCCGCGAGAGCGGAAGTCCCAAGCAAGAACACGACCTTGATTCTACTCACGAGCGACAAGAAGGCATGGTTTTGGTACATCCCGCTGGCAGACGACATCGTCAGCGTTGGAGTCGTGGGCGATAACGATCATTTGTTGAAGGGACGTGGGACTCCCGAAGACACGTTTCAAGAGGAGCTAGAAAAGTGCGAAGCCGTCGCGAGACGGATCCAACCTGGCCGACAAGAAGGCTCATTTCACGTCGCCAAAGAGTTTTCTTATTGGAGTCACAAGCATGCTGGCAATGGTTGGGTCTTGGTCGGTGATGCGTTCGGTTTTATTGATCCAGTCTACTCTTCCGGCGTCTACCTCGCGTTGAAGTCGGGTGAGCTGGCCGCAGATGCAATTGTCGCGGGTTTTGAAAAGAATGATCTTTCCGGGCAACAGCTCGGCGGCTGGGCAGAAGACTTCAAGAAGGGGGCCCAATGGATCCGAAAGCTCGTCCACGCCTTCTACACGGACGATTTCAGTTTCGGTCAGTTCATGAAGGCACATCCAGAGCATCAGGGCAACTTGACCGATCTTCTGATTGGCCGTGTTTGGCACGAGGGTGTAGGAAAGATCTTCAATGACATGGATCCGATGGTGTCACAATCGGAAGACACTGCGAGCACCTGA
- a CDS encoding cyclopropane-fatty-acyl-phospholipid synthase, whose product MPVLPPSQNEGSVRSTSERKFGQGSDQGWLTDWSRQLLFQRLGSLGFGQLEIVEGGDRHVFGSDANRLARLEVNDSSFYRHVVMGGALGAAESFLQGHWVSDDLVAVFRLLAINSTTFQNVNSSGRLLLAPVNLIRRLITRNSQSGSRKNIHAHYDLGNEFFKLFLDSTMTYSSGIFVSPQSSLRESSIEKYDLICRKLRLEHHHQLVEIGTGWGGFAIHAAAEYGCRVTTTTISQEQFQYARAAVEKAGVADRVEIVCKDYRNLQGQYDRLVSIEMIEAVGHQFLPAYFQQCSRLLKNNGEMLIQAITIPDQFYDDYRKSIDFIQRYIFPGGCLPCLSAITDAVKRKTDLQLVGLDDYTPHYARTLQLWRERFLGQLDSIHALGLDDRFIRMWDYYLAYCEAGFRERMTALLQLHFAKPNAHGFGLTFGSSS is encoded by the coding sequence ATGCCCGTACTACCCCCATCCCAAAACGAAGGATCCGTCCGATCGACTTCCGAACGAAAATTTGGACAAGGCAGCGACCAAGGCTGGTTGACCGATTGGTCACGTCAGTTGCTATTTCAGCGTTTGGGATCGTTGGGATTTGGACAGCTTGAGATTGTCGAGGGCGGCGACCGACATGTTTTTGGCAGTGATGCTAATCGGTTGGCTCGATTAGAGGTTAACGACAGTTCTTTTTACAGACATGTGGTGATGGGAGGAGCGCTTGGCGCGGCCGAGTCGTTTCTGCAAGGCCATTGGGTGTCGGATGATTTGGTTGCCGTTTTTCGTTTGTTAGCGATCAATTCCACCACCTTTCAAAACGTGAATTCCAGTGGGCGTCTGCTACTCGCACCCGTTAATTTGATCCGTCGTTTGATCACTCGTAATTCGCAATCGGGTAGCCGCAAAAATATCCATGCCCATTACGATCTGGGAAATGAATTTTTTAAGCTGTTTCTCGATTCAACAATGACTTACTCCTCGGGAATCTTTGTGTCGCCACAGAGTTCCTTACGAGAATCGTCGATCGAGAAATACGATCTGATATGCCGTAAGCTGCGGCTGGAACATCATCACCAGTTGGTCGAAATTGGAACCGGCTGGGGCGGATTTGCCATTCATGCTGCCGCGGAATACGGTTGCCGCGTCACCACCACAACCATCTCTCAGGAACAATTTCAGTATGCCAGGGCGGCTGTCGAAAAAGCGGGGGTGGCGGATCGGGTTGAGATTGTTTGCAAAGACTATCGTAATCTTCAAGGCCAATACGATCGGCTCGTTTCCATTGAGATGATCGAAGCCGTTGGCCACCAGTTCTTGCCAGCTTACTTCCAACAATGCAGTCGCTTACTGAAAAATAACGGTGAAATGTTGATTCAGGCGATCACGATTCCTGATCAGTTTTATGACGATTACCGAAAGTCGATCGACTTTATTCAACGCTATATTTTTCCGGGTGGTTGCTTGCCTTGCCTCTCCGCGATAACCGATGCAGTTAAGAGAAAGACCGATTTGCAACTGGTGGGACTTGACGACTACACGCCACACTACGCAAGAACATTACAGCTTTGGCGAGAAAGGTTTCTCGGACAGCTGGATTCAATTCACGCGCTTGGCCTGGATGATCGTTTTATTCGGATGTGGGATTACTATCTCGCTTATTGCGAAGCCGGATTTCGAGAACGTATGACAGCTCTTTTGCAGCTGCATTTCGCCAAACCGAATGCTCATGGATTTGGGCTGACGTTCGGATCATCCTCCTAA
- a CDS encoding TIGR01777 family oxidoreductase has product MKLLVSGGSGLVGTALRRQMSSDSCQITTLTRSEGSEDSIHWSPEQGLLPLDQMTGFDAVVHLAGDNIADGRWTAAKKARIRDSRVNGTTLLSKALAELEIKPKVLVSASAIGFYGNRGDEKLVEEASNGSTYLAEVCREWEAATQPAKDAGIRVINLRFGIILSPKGGALKNMLLPFRFGAGGRVGNGRQYWSWISLADAVGSIEHSISHAELVGPVNAVAPEPATNLEFTKALGGVLKRPTIFPMPAVAAKMALGEMADALLLSSARVYPQKLQATGYTFQHPNLAIALQSLLG; this is encoded by the coding sequence ATGAAATTACTCGTATCCGGGGGAAGCGGTCTCGTGGGGACTGCGTTGCGGCGGCAAATGTCGTCAGATTCCTGTCAAATCACCACGCTGACGCGCTCCGAAGGGTCAGAGGACTCGATCCACTGGTCGCCCGAGCAGGGTCTGCTGCCGCTCGATCAAATGACCGGATTTGATGCGGTTGTCCACCTGGCCGGCGACAACATCGCAGACGGTCGCTGGACGGCAGCCAAAAAAGCCCGAATTCGGGATAGTCGGGTCAACGGAACCACTCTGCTCTCGAAGGCACTCGCAGAGCTCGAAATTAAACCAAAAGTGTTGGTTTCTGCCTCAGCAATCGGTTTTTATGGGAATCGGGGCGACGAAAAACTGGTCGAGGAGGCCTCCAATGGATCCACCTACCTTGCTGAGGTGTGTCGCGAGTGGGAAGCCGCGACACAACCGGCGAAAGACGCAGGAATTCGCGTCATCAACCTGCGTTTTGGGATTATTCTGAGTCCAAAGGGTGGCGCGTTGAAAAATATGCTTTTGCCGTTCCGCTTTGGAGCAGGAGGGCGAGTCGGGAACGGCCGCCAGTACTGGAGTTGGATCTCCCTTGCTGACGCCGTGGGCTCCATCGAGCACTCGATTTCGCACGCTGAATTAGTAGGGCCTGTCAACGCAGTCGCTCCGGAACCTGCTACGAATCTCGAGTTCACGAAAGCCCTGGGTGGAGTGTTAAAACGACCGACAATCTTCCCAATGCCCGCAGTTGCTGCGAAAATGGCCCTGGGCGAGATGGCAGACGCACTGCTTTTAAGCAGTGCCCGAGTCTACCCCCAGAAACTACAAGCTACCGGTTACACCTTCCAACATCCTAATCTTGCTATCGCTCTGCAGAGTTTGCTTGGCTGA